The following are encoded together in the Blattabacterium cuenoti BPAA genome:
- the glnS gene encoding glutamine--tRNA ligase, with protein sequence MKLVFNSFFKIKTHLHFIEKIIEEDIKNGFPIKKIKFRFPPEPNGFLHIGHIKAICLNFELSQKYKSPINLRFDDTNPIGENKNFINSIKKDILFLGFHWDHESYASDYFSKLYKWAIKLIKENKAYVDDQSQNIIQVQRKNPFEIGINSNYRSRSIEENLFLFEKMKNGFFGEGTCVLRAKINMSSSNMNMRDPIMYRILRKKHHRTRYKWCIYPTYDWTHGLCDYIEQISHSLCSLEFENRRPLYNWYLDQIYIDDNNKETIRPKQIEFSRLNLSHTITSKRKIQYLIEKKVIQSWDDPRILTISGLRKKGYTSVALKNFIHQIGITKRNNIIDISSLEFWVRKHLNKIAFRTMVVLHPIQLIIDNYASDTTEWVEGENNPENSNFGNRKIPFSKFLYIEKDDFLEKEKENFFRLCIGKEVRLKNAYIIKANSVIKNDEGEIKEIHCTYDPKSKSGKKNKIEEKRRVKSTLHWVSIKHSFPIKINLYKPLFLKKNPDIDFYKHINPKSQDKIIGYAEPSLKKAKKGEHFQFQRIGYFYVDSKIKNDQIIFNKTVSIKNQWKKNEK encoded by the coding sequence AAGATATTAAAAACGGATTTCCTATAAAGAAAATAAAATTCCGTTTCCCTCCTGAACCTAATGGTTTTCTTCATATTGGACATATAAAAGCCATATGTTTAAATTTTGAGTTAAGTCAAAAATATAAATCTCCAATTAATTTAAGATTTGATGATACTAATCCTATAGGAGAAAATAAAAACTTTATAAATTCTATAAAAAAAGATATTCTTTTTTTAGGATTTCATTGGGATCATGAAAGTTATGCTTCAGATTATTTTTCTAAACTTTATAAATGGGCAATAAAATTAATTAAAGAAAACAAAGCTTATGTAGATGATCAATCTCAAAATATAATTCAAGTTCAAAGAAAAAATCCTTTTGAAATAGGGATTAATAGCAATTATAGAAGTAGATCTATAGAAGAAAATCTCTTTCTTTTCGAAAAAATGAAAAACGGATTTTTTGGGGAAGGAACTTGTGTTTTAAGAGCTAAAATTAATATGAGTTCTTCAAACATGAATATGCGAGATCCAATTATGTATAGAATTTTACGGAAAAAACATCATAGAACTAGATATAAATGGTGTATTTATCCTACTTATGATTGGACACATGGATTATGTGATTATATAGAACAAATATCTCATTCTTTATGTTCCTTGGAATTTGAAAATAGACGCCCATTATATAACTGGTATTTAGATCAAATTTATATTGATGATAATAATAAAGAAACAATCAGACCTAAACAAATAGAATTTTCAAGATTAAATTTAAGTCATACTATAACCAGTAAAAGAAAAATTCAATATTTAATTGAAAAAAAAGTTATTCAATCTTGGGATGATCCACGTATTTTAACAATATCTGGATTACGAAAAAAAGGATATACTTCTGTTGCTTTAAAAAATTTTATTCATCAAATAGGAATCACTAAAAGAAATAATATCATAGATATATCTTCTCTTGAATTTTGGGTAAGAAAACATTTAAATAAAATAGCTTTTAGAACTATGGTAGTATTACATCCAATTCAATTAATTATTGACAATTATGCATCAGATACTACTGAATGGGTTGAAGGAGAAAATAATCCAGAAAATTCTAATTTTGGAAATAGAAAAATTCCTTTTTCCAAATTCCTATACATAGAAAAAGATGATTTTTTAGAAAAAGAAAAAGAAAATTTTTTTCGTCTTTGTATTGGAAAAGAAGTAAGACTTAAAAATGCTTACATCATCAAAGCAAATTCTGTAATAAAAAATGATGAAGGAGAAATAAAAGAAATACACTGTACTTATGATCCTAAAAGTAAATCTGGAAAAAAAAATAAAATTGAAGAAAAAAGAAGAGTAAAAAGCACTTTGCACTGGGTCTCTATAAAACATTCTTTTCCTATAAAGATAAATTTATATAAACCCCTATTTTTAAAGAAAAATCCAGATATAGATTTTTATAAACATATCAATCCTAAATCACAAGATAAAATTATAGGTTATGCAGAACCTTCCTTAAAAAAAGCAAAAAAAGGAGAGCATTTTCAATTTCAAAGAATTGGATATTTTTATGTGGATAGTAAAATTAAAAATGATCAAATCATTTTCAATAAAACAGTATCTATAAAAAACCAGTGGAAAAAAAATGAAAAGTAA
- the rpoC gene encoding DNA-directed RNA polymerase subunit beta', with translation MNRKKRNRFNKITIRLASPEIILKESHGEVLKPETINYRTHKPERDGLFCERIFGPVKDYECACGKYKRIRYKSIVCDRCGVEVTEKKVRRERMGHISLVVPVVHIWCFRSSPNKIGYLLGLPSKKLEMIIYYERYVVVQGGDGVHLDGSSFQKGDFLTEEEYLQVLNKLPKGNQQLEDSDPNKFIAKMGAECIEDLLNRVDLNILSMELRNQVYNETSKQRRTEALKRLQVVESFREGNKNGGNPSWMIIHVLSVIPPELRPLVPLDGGRYAASDMTDLYRRVLIRNNRLKRLIEIKAPEVILRNEKRMLQEAVDSLFDNSRKVSAVKSEANRPLKSLSDALKGKQGRFRQNLLGKRVDYSARSVIVVGPHLKLHECGLPKDMAAELYKPFVIRKLIERGIVKTVKSSKRIIDKRNPMIWDILENVLKGHPVLLNRAPTLHRLGIQAFQPKLIEGKAIQLHPLVCAAFNADFDGDQMAVHLPLSHGAILEAQLLMLASQNILNPANGSPITVPSQDMVLGLYYMTKPLISDLKKKVKGEGLVFYSPEEVEIAYNQGVVDLHALIKVKVFLREKERFVNKIIETTVGRVLFNQVVPKKVGFINESLTKKSLREIIGKILHITDVPTTAHFLDEIKELGFYNAFKGGLSFGLGDIIIPDNKKKMVHNAIKQVDNVKMNYNMGLITNNERYNQVIDIWTNTNAMLTEKVMKYMREDRKGFNPVYMMLDSGARGSKEQIRQLSGMRGLMAKPQKAGSSGGEIIENPILSNFREGLSILEYFISTHGARKGLADTALKTADAGYLTRRLVDAAQDVIIKMEDCKTLRGLEISALKKNEEIVETLFDRILGRISLNEIYQNNRLIISSGEMIDEKIAEIIDKSGIEIVEVRSPLTCEAKMGICSKCYGRNLSTGKIVQKGEAVGVIAAQSIGEPGTQLTLRTFHVGGTAGNITESSQIKAKYNGIIEFEDLKFVKTKQDFHRIGIVVSRTTEMKLFDLKKSSILMVNNIPYGASLYVKHGDILKSGDMICKWDLYNAVIVAEFSGIISYQHLEQGVTFQVEIDEQTGFQEKVITEVRNKNFIPTLKILNEKNEELKIYNLPVGAHLMVEDEEKIDIGKILVKVPRKTAKSGDITGGLPRLSELFEARNPSNPAVVSEMDGIVSHGKIKRGSREIIVESKTGEVRKYLVKLSNQILVQENDYVKAGMPLSDGAVTPNDILNIRGTRAVQEYLVKEIQEVYRLQGVKINDKHFEVIVLQMMRKVEVIDIGDTKFLEGNIEYKDDFIEENDRISQMRVVEDSGDSEIIKNGEIISYRDLRNENAVLKYKNQKLIKTRNAIPATARPILQGITRAALQTKSFISAASFQETTKVLSEAAISSKIDYLHGLKENVIVGHKIPAGTGLREYENIFPDILE, from the coding sequence ATGAATAGAAAAAAAAGAAATAGATTCAATAAAATCACTATTCGATTAGCTTCTCCAGAAATTATATTGAAGGAATCTCATGGAGAAGTATTAAAGCCAGAAACCATTAATTATAGGACTCATAAACCAGAAAGAGATGGTCTTTTTTGTGAACGAATTTTTGGTCCAGTAAAAGATTATGAATGTGCTTGTGGAAAATATAAAAGAATTCGTTATAAAAGTATTGTTTGTGATCGATGTGGAGTTGAAGTCACTGAAAAAAAAGTAAGAAGAGAACGTATGGGACATATAAGTCTTGTCGTTCCCGTTGTTCATATTTGGTGTTTTAGATCTTCTCCTAATAAAATTGGATATTTACTAGGGTTACCTTCTAAAAAACTTGAAATGATTATTTATTATGAACGATATGTCGTAGTTCAAGGAGGGGATGGGGTCCATTTAGATGGTTCTTCTTTTCAAAAAGGAGATTTTCTGACTGAAGAAGAATATTTACAAGTTTTAAACAAGCTTCCAAAAGGAAATCAACAATTAGAAGATTCTGATCCAAATAAATTTATTGCTAAAATGGGAGCGGAATGTATAGAGGATCTTTTAAATCGAGTAGATTTAAATATTTTGTCTATGGAATTAAGAAATCAAGTATATAATGAAACTTCTAAACAAAGACGAACTGAAGCATTAAAACGTTTACAAGTTGTTGAATCTTTTAGAGAAGGAAATAAAAATGGAGGAAATCCATCTTGGATGATCATTCATGTATTATCTGTTATTCCTCCAGAATTACGCCCTTTAGTCCCTTTGGATGGAGGACGTTATGCTGCTTCTGATATGACTGATTTATATCGTCGTGTACTTATCAGAAATAATCGTTTAAAAAGACTTATAGAAATTAAAGCCCCTGAAGTCATTTTAAGAAATGAAAAGAGAATGCTTCAAGAAGCAGTAGATTCCCTTTTTGATAATTCAAGAAAAGTTTCTGCTGTAAAATCAGAAGCTAATCGTCCTTTAAAATCTTTATCTGATGCATTGAAAGGAAAGCAAGGTCGTTTTAGACAGAATCTTCTTGGAAAAAGAGTAGATTATTCAGCAAGATCTGTTATTGTGGTAGGCCCTCATTTGAAATTGCATGAGTGTGGTTTACCTAAAGATATGGCAGCAGAACTTTATAAACCTTTTGTTATACGAAAATTAATTGAAAGAGGAATAGTAAAAACAGTAAAATCTTCAAAAAGAATTATTGACAAAAGAAATCCCATGATATGGGATATTTTAGAAAATGTTTTAAAAGGACATCCCGTATTGTTAAATCGGGCTCCTACATTACACAGATTAGGAATTCAAGCTTTTCAACCTAAATTGATAGAAGGAAAAGCTATTCAATTACATCCTTTAGTTTGTGCTGCCTTTAATGCAGATTTTGATGGAGATCAAATGGCTGTTCACTTGCCTTTATCTCATGGAGCTATATTGGAAGCTCAACTTTTGATGTTAGCTTCTCAAAATATATTAAACCCAGCTAATGGATCTCCTATTACAGTCCCTTCTCAAGATATGGTGTTAGGTTTATATTATATGACTAAACCTTTAATTTCAGATCTCAAAAAAAAAGTAAAAGGAGAAGGACTCGTCTTTTATTCTCCGGAAGAAGTTGAAATAGCATATAACCAAGGTGTAGTAGATTTACATGCTTTAATTAAAGTGAAAGTTTTTCTTCGTGAAAAAGAAAGATTTGTGAATAAAATCATAGAAACTACTGTAGGTAGAGTGTTATTTAATCAAGTAGTACCTAAAAAAGTAGGATTTATTAATGAATCTCTTACAAAAAAGTCTTTGAGAGAAATTATAGGTAAAATATTACATATTACAGATGTACCTACTACTGCTCATTTTCTAGATGAGATTAAAGAATTAGGTTTTTATAATGCATTTAAAGGGGGGTTATCTTTTGGATTGGGTGATATTATTATTCCTGATAATAAGAAAAAAATGGTACATAATGCTATTAAACAAGTAGATAATGTAAAAATGAATTATAACATGGGATTGATCACAAATAATGAACGTTATAACCAAGTAATTGATATATGGACAAATACTAATGCAATGCTGACGGAAAAAGTCATGAAATATATGCGTGAAGATAGAAAAGGATTTAATCCCGTATACATGATGTTAGATTCTGGAGCAAGAGGTTCTAAAGAGCAAATCCGTCAACTTTCAGGAATGCGTGGGTTAATGGCTAAGCCTCAAAAAGCAGGATCTTCTGGAGGAGAAATTATTGAAAATCCAATTTTATCCAATTTTAGAGAAGGACTTTCTATCTTAGAATATTTTATATCAACTCATGGAGCTAGAAAAGGATTAGCAGATACTGCATTAAAAACAGCAGATGCTGGATATCTTACAAGACGTTTAGTTGATGCAGCTCAAGATGTTATTATCAAAATGGAAGACTGCAAAACTTTACGAGGATTAGAAATTTCTGCATTAAAGAAAAATGAAGAAATCGTAGAAACTTTATTTGACAGAATTTTAGGACGTATCTCTTTAAATGAGATTTATCAAAATAATAGATTGATAATTTCTTCAGGAGAGATGATTGATGAAAAAATAGCAGAAATTATTGATAAATCTGGAATTGAAATCGTAGAAGTTAGATCTCCTTTGACTTGCGAAGCAAAAATGGGGATTTGTTCTAAATGTTATGGTCGTAATCTATCTACAGGAAAAATTGTTCAAAAAGGAGAAGCAGTTGGAGTTATTGCGGCGCAATCTATTGGAGAACCTGGAACTCAGTTGACTTTACGTACTTTTCATGTTGGAGGGACAGCAGGAAATATTACAGAATCTTCACAAATAAAAGCAAAATATAATGGAATTATAGAGTTTGAAGATTTAAAATTCGTAAAAACAAAACAAGATTTTCATAGAATAGGAATTGTAGTTTCTAGAACTACAGAAATGAAACTATTTGATTTAAAAAAATCATCTATTTTAATGGTTAATAATATTCCTTATGGTGCTTCTTTATATGTAAAACATGGAGATATATTAAAATCTGGAGATATGATTTGCAAATGGGATCTTTATAATGCAGTGATTGTTGCAGAATTTTCTGGTATAATATCTTATCAACATCTAGAACAAGGTGTTACTTTCCAAGTAGAAATCGATGAACAAACTGGATTTCAAGAAAAAGTAATAACGGAGGTTAGAAACAAAAATTTTATCCCAACATTAAAAATTCTTAATGAAAAAAATGAAGAATTAAAAATATATAATCTCCCGGTAGGTGCTCATTTAATGGTAGAGGATGAAGAAAAAATAGACATAGGAAAAATATTAGTAAAGGTTCCAAGAAAAACAGCTAAATCAGGAGACATCACAGGAGGGTTACCTCGTTTATCTGAATTGTTTGAAGCACGTAATCCATCTAATCCAGCTGTAGTATCAGAGATGGATGGAATAGTAAGTCATGGAAAAATAAAAAGAGGAAGTAGAGAAATTATAGTGGAATCCAAAACAGGGGAAGTTAGAAAATATCTTGTAAAATTATCCAATCAAATTCTTGTTCAGGAAAATGATTATGTAAAAGCAGGAATGCCTTTATCAGATGGTGCTGTTACTCCTAATGATATTTTAAATATAAGAGGAACTAGAGCTGTACAAGAATATTTAGTAAAAGAAATACAAGAGGTATATCGTTTACAAGGTGTGAAAATTAATGATAAACATTTTGAAGTTATTGTTTTACAAATGATGAGGAAGGTAGAAGTTATAGATATAGGAGATACAAAATTTTTGGAAGGAAATATAGAATATAAAGACGATTTTATAGAGGAAAATGATAGAATCTCTCAAATGAGAGTAGTTGAAGATTCCGGAGATTCTGAAATCATTAAAAATGGAGAGATTATTAGTTATAGGGATTTAAGAAATGAAAACGCAGTTTTGAAATATAAGAATCAAAAATTAATAAAAACAAGAAATGCAATTCCTGCTACAGCAAGACCTATATTACAAGGAATAACAAGAGCAGCGTTACAAACTAAATCTTTTATATCTGCGGCTTCATTTCAAGAAACAACAAAAGTTTTAAGTGAAGCGGCTATAAGTAGTAAAATAGATTATTTACATGGATTAAAGGAAAATGTAATCGTAGGACATAAAATTCCTGCAGGAACTGGATTAAGAGAATATGAAAACATATTTCCAGATATCTTGGAATGA